Proteins encoded together in one Psychrobacter sanguinis window:
- the argS gene encoding arginine--tRNA ligase yields MSQAQIDEIFALLDSAAKVLIDQDILPNDWQNNSQITRSKSPEHGDYASNIALTAAKAAKSNPRALAEQLIAALPDNDSIAKLEVAGPGFINIFLNTGAKFAVLDAIFDNNERYGLTDEFSDKKIQVEFVSANPTSSLHVGHGRGAAFGMSVANLLEAVGYKVTREYYVNDAGRQMDILAASTYLRYLELNGEQVHFPVGGYQGDYVTDIAQTIKTQQADAYVHPYAEISANVPEDAVFETNADGEQELVSGDKNAHVDGIIANSKQALGDNYEIFLNAALSEILEDIQDDLNDFGVRFERWFSEKSIADEIEPVLAELESKGHLYEKDGNTWFRSTDFGDEKDRVVRRANGLTTYFASDIAYHKNKFERGFDTVINVWGADHHGYIARVRAALTALGIDEKRLEVILVQFVALWRGEEKIQMSSRSGKFVTLRELREEVGNDAARFYYVARKPEVHIDFDLDLAKSQSKDNAVYYIQYAHARVCSVLEKLNAKGFNVDDAQGKAMQNLLQAEAESELIKLLAAYPATLKRAATGYDPHVLTNYLKDLASLFHAWYNDNRILPVSIIADEKPTQEELDLMQARLRLSKAVRQVLANGLSLLGLSAPTNM; encoded by the coding sequence ATGTCGCAAGCTCAAATTGATGAAATCTTTGCGTTATTGGATAGCGCAGCCAAAGTATTGATTGATCAAGATATATTGCCGAATGACTGGCAAAACAACAGTCAAATTACGCGCAGTAAAAGCCCTGAGCATGGCGATTATGCCAGTAATATCGCTTTAACTGCAGCCAAAGCGGCTAAGTCAAATCCACGTGCTTTGGCAGAGCAACTTATTGCTGCGTTGCCTGACAATGATAGCATTGCTAAGTTAGAGGTGGCAGGACCTGGATTTATTAATATCTTTTTAAACACTGGTGCTAAGTTTGCGGTATTAGACGCTATTTTTGATAACAATGAGCGTTACGGCTTGACCGATGAGTTTTCAGACAAAAAGATTCAAGTTGAGTTCGTCTCTGCCAACCCCACCTCAAGTCTACATGTCGGTCATGGACGCGGTGCGGCCTTTGGTATGAGTGTGGCTAATCTGCTAGAAGCCGTGGGTTATAAGGTAACCCGTGAATATTATGTCAATGATGCTGGTCGTCAAATGGATATCTTAGCGGCAAGTACCTACTTACGCTATTTAGAGCTTAACGGTGAGCAAGTACATTTTCCAGTAGGCGGTTACCAAGGCGATTATGTTACGGATATCGCTCAAACTATCAAGACTCAACAAGCCGATGCTTATGTGCATCCTTATGCTGAAATTAGTGCCAATGTTCCAGAAGATGCGGTATTTGAAACCAATGCTGATGGCGAACAAGAGCTGGTTTCAGGGGATAAAAACGCGCACGTTGATGGCATTATTGCCAACAGTAAACAAGCCCTAGGCGACAATTACGAAATCTTCTTAAATGCGGCGTTGAGTGAAATTTTAGAAGACATCCAAGATGACTTGAATGACTTTGGGGTTCGTTTTGAGCGTTGGTTTAGCGAAAAATCTATTGCCGATGAAATTGAACCTGTTTTAGCAGAACTTGAAAGCAAAGGTCATCTATACGAAAAAGACGGCAATACATGGTTCCGTTCAACTGATTTTGGTGATGAAAAAGACCGTGTAGTACGTCGTGCCAATGGTTTAACCACTTACTTCGCCTCTGATATTGCTTATCACAAAAACAAATTCGAGCGTGGCTTCGATACGGTGATTAATGTCTGGGGTGCAGACCACCATGGCTATATTGCCCGTGTCCGTGCCGCCTTAACGGCTCTAGGTATCGATGAAAAACGTTTAGAGGTTATTTTGGTACAGTTCGTGGCGCTATGGCGTGGCGAAGAAAAAATCCAAATGTCTTCTCGTTCAGGTAAGTTTGTGACTTTACGTGAGCTGCGTGAAGAGGTGGGTAATGATGCGGCTCGTTTTTATTATGTGGCCCGTAAACCTGAAGTTCACATCGACTTCGATTTAGATTTAGCAAAATCACAAAGTAAAGACAACGCGGTTTATTACATTCAATATGCTCATGCGCGTGTGTGTAGCGTGCTTGAAAAGTTAAATGCCAAAGGCTTCAATGTGGATGATGCTCAAGGTAAAGCGATGCAGAATCTGCTACAAGCAGAAGCAGAGAGTGAGTTGATTAAGTTACTGGCGGCTTATCCAGCGACGTTAAAGCGTGCGGCTACCGGTTACGATCCTCACGTATTAACCAACTACCTAAAAGACTTGGCTTCTTTGTTCCATGCTTGGTATAACGACAATCGTATTTTACCGGTTAGTATCATTGCTGATGAAAAACCAACTCAAGAAGAGCTGGATCTCATGCAAGCTCGCTTACGTTTGTCAAAAGCAGTTCGCCAAGTATTGGCCAACGGTCTAAGCCTTCTAGGACTATCAGCCCCTACCAACATGTAG
- a CDS encoding DUF2788 domain-containing protein, giving the protein MIATVFAIAAETVTNWGLYVLLPIFIAFLFFIMWDISKKSDAGRAGTFWIFLALGAGFVGFLLKLLLEVVFERWVL; this is encoded by the coding sequence ATGATTGCTACTGTATTTGCTATTGCTGCTGAAACCGTTACCAATTGGGGCCTATACGTTTTACTGCCTATCTTTATCGCTTTCTTGTTCTTTATTATGTGGGACATCTCCAAGAAATCTGACGCCGGTCGTGCAGGAACTTTCTGGATTTTCCTAGCCTTAGGGGCAGGTTTTGTTGGCTTCTTATTAAAACTTCTACTAGAAGTTGTGTTTGAAAGATGGGTTCTTTAA
- a CDS encoding DUF1176 domain-containing protein, translating to MSKLHLISAALFGLSTVMTLPALAAEGYGKPFEDWGYNKDDWQLVCDNTLTCRAAGYSSEDNFDRPATILITAVPQQMIPKVEVQFLPPLKSASKQDIGLWLNDKFYGQLSVSSDGDVYQLNQKQTQALLKQASQNTKIEIVAVSKVGSTRWQVSDKGMSAVLLKLDEVQGRVGNSLALVSQSHRNKQVPKSAVTKPIIHKAFAFSDKKQTTLEPAKLNYFKSNIEKWINVDSKSLMGTQDEMGDCELANPKSEQYQSFKRYDSNRLDWTFTRVDSAHTLASHLCWSGAYNMGYGYWLIDNAKPSKPQLITTSGSEYAKGEIWSTQKGRGLGDCWGQKQWVWNGKSFVISKEATTGMCRGFAGGAWQLPTYVSDVYSNQIINHKASNAN from the coding sequence ATGAGCAAATTGCATTTAATAAGCGCAGCTTTATTTGGATTGTCTACAGTGATGACCTTACCTGCTTTAGCGGCAGAAGGCTATGGCAAACCGTTTGAGGATTGGGGTTACAATAAAGATGATTGGCAATTGGTCTGTGATAATACGTTGACCTGCCGGGCAGCCGGTTATTCAAGCGAAGATAACTTTGACAGACCAGCCACAATTTTGATCACCGCCGTACCTCAGCAGATGATACCTAAGGTGGAAGTACAATTTTTACCACCATTAAAATCAGCTAGTAAGCAGGACATTGGGCTGTGGCTAAATGATAAGTTTTATGGTCAATTAAGCGTCAGTTCAGATGGCGATGTTTATCAGTTAAACCAAAAACAGACCCAAGCTCTGCTTAAGCAGGCGAGTCAAAATACTAAAATCGAGATAGTGGCTGTTTCTAAGGTGGGTAGTACACGCTGGCAAGTCAGTGATAAAGGCATGAGTGCGGTGTTACTCAAATTAGATGAGGTACAAGGTCGAGTAGGCAATTCATTGGCGCTGGTCAGTCAGAGTCATCGTAATAAGCAAGTCCCTAAATCAGCGGTAACAAAACCTATTATTCATAAAGCGTTTGCTTTTTCTGATAAAAAACAAACGACGCTTGAGCCCGCAAAGCTTAACTATTTTAAGTCTAATATTGAAAAATGGATAAACGTAGACTCTAAAAGCCTAATGGGTACTCAAGATGAAATGGGGGATTGTGAACTGGCAAACCCTAAGTCTGAACAATATCAATCCTTCAAACGATATGACTCAAATCGTCTTGACTGGACCTTTACTCGAGTAGATAGTGCTCATACCTTGGCCAGTCATTTGTGCTGGAGTGGCGCTTATAATATGGGTTATGGGTATTGGTTGATAGACAACGCTAAACCCAGTAAGCCTCAGCTTATCACTACCTCTGGTTCAGAGTATGCCAAGGGTGAGATTTGGTCGACTCAAAAAGGTCGCGGGTTAGGTGACTGCTGGGGACAAAAACAGTGGGTATGGAATGGGAAGTCTTTTGTGATTTCAAAAGAGGCAACCACGGGCATGTGTCGTGGCTTTGCTGGTGGTGCGTGGCAATTACCTACTTACGTTAGTGACGTTTATAGTAATCAGATAATTAACCATAAAGCGTCGAATGCCAATTAG
- the cmoB gene encoding tRNA 5-methoxyuridine(34)/uridine 5-oxyacetic acid(34) synthase CmoB: MTNKTIETAERELYLALIQRAQYRPIATQWLANLPQWLSDVKDKRRYAHAPAYLSAVENLPKIEVNGVDLNSDVLTIEAQLNDGQSKQITALMKQLMPWRKGPFQIGTGDNRVFIDTEWHSDWKWNRIKPHLGTLEGRYVLDVGGGSGYHGWRMAGAGAKQVVIIDPSCLFYHQFMAIRHFVAGFDTDMDADKTGVGYRTHYIPVGLEELPSSSDQGNQLFDTVFCMGVLYHRQSPFEHLNQLRNQLMTGGQLVLETLVIEGDANTVLVPHNRYAKMNNVYFIPSVAALTGWLEKVGFSEVKCVDIDITSVEEQRATDWMTYQSLKDFLDPDDPTKTIEGYPAPMRATLIATK, from the coding sequence ATGACCAATAAAACCATCGAAACCGCAGAACGTGAACTTTATCTAGCACTGATTCAACGTGCCCAATATCGTCCCATTGCCACCCAGTGGTTGGCAAACTTGCCACAGTGGCTCAGTGACGTGAAAGACAAACGCCGCTATGCTCATGCACCAGCCTATTTATCTGCGGTAGAAAATCTACCAAAAATCGAAGTCAACGGAGTAGACTTAAACAGTGACGTGTTGACCATAGAGGCTCAATTAAACGATGGGCAAAGTAAGCAGATAACGGCCTTGATGAAGCAGTTGATGCCGTGGCGTAAGGGCCCATTTCAGATTGGTACTGGCGATAATAGGGTGTTTATTGATACCGAATGGCACAGTGATTGGAAATGGAATCGTATTAAGCCACATTTAGGGACGCTTGAAGGCCGTTACGTACTCGATGTGGGCGGCGGTTCAGGCTATCACGGCTGGCGTATGGCGGGTGCTGGCGCCAAACAAGTTGTTATTATTGATCCGTCTTGTCTTTTTTATCATCAGTTTATGGCCATTCGTCATTTTGTGGCCGGCTTTGATACCGATATGGATGCGGATAAGACGGGAGTAGGCTATCGTACCCATTACATTCCGGTAGGTTTAGAAGAATTACCCTCAAGCTCAGATCAAGGCAATCAATTGTTTGATACGGTGTTTTGTATGGGGGTGCTGTATCATAGACAGTCACCCTTTGAGCATTTAAACCAATTGAGAAATCAGTTAATGACTGGCGGACAGCTGGTGTTAGAGACGTTAGTCATCGAAGGTGATGCCAATACAGTGTTAGTGCCGCACAATCGTTATGCGAAGATGAATAATGTTTATTTTATTCCATCGGTGGCTGCCTTGACCGGCTGGCTAGAGAAAGTGGGCTTTAGTGAGGTGAAGTGTGTGGATATTGATATCACCTCAGTGGAAGAGCAGCGTGCGACAGATTGGATGACGTATCAATCGCTTAAAGATTTCTTAGATCCTGATGACCCGACCAAAACTATTGAAGGATATCCGGCGCCGATGCGAGCCACCTTAATAGCGACCAAATAA
- a CDS encoding WG repeat-containing protein has translation MSASFNLLKTALLLAATILPFSAGATDTVNDDSFLETAEDCEKPAIDMTDTKYTMVTCLHQGVSVFGIKDELDNNYYGLINAKGEEVTAPEYRAIRYFSDGFLRVYKGNKKGIISTTGKVVLPIIYDHIGLIHDGYAEILIAQPDGDNVKKGLVNQKGQVVIAPKYYEIVYDMTGLSGLDSDVLAVSIKEDDDIKYGLISFSDEVVVPLIYDDILGFSAGWARACQDKRCNFINTKGELLLPYWADNVGVFNESKAWVKHNSRYGYIDASGQVVIPFLYDSADFFKNGRAIVSYNPENLTRKHSQDEEVQSDTYGLIDTDNNTIVPFKYQKIRRINPNLFYVENSNGFSFVDNDGKLATTKNFDNIVFASIFNELLAVKREGKWGYINHKFETVVPFEYQKAIEFEEDLAAVKKNNKFGFIDKKGQTAIPFEYDDPNIDVEDWRTSTEYKYRFYSGMTAVRKNGYWGVIDKDNNIIVPFEYDDVVIESSSQIKATKNGVENLFDEHGSPIEDGCCSLD, from the coding sequence ATGAGTGCAAGCTTTAACCTCCTAAAAACAGCATTACTACTTGCTGCTACCATCCTGCCTTTCTCAGCAGGTGCTACTGATACTGTTAATGATGATTCCTTTCTTGAAACCGCAGAAGACTGCGAAAAGCCTGCTATAGATATGACAGATACAAAATATACTATGGTGACTTGCCTGCATCAGGGAGTTTCTGTTTTTGGCATAAAAGATGAATTAGATAACAACTATTATGGTTTAATCAATGCCAAAGGTGAAGAGGTGACTGCACCGGAGTATAGAGCAATTCGGTATTTTTCAGATGGATTTTTAAGAGTTTATAAAGGTAATAAAAAGGGTATCATCAGCACCACAGGTAAAGTAGTTTTGCCTATTATTTATGATCATATTGGGTTAATCCATGATGGTTATGCAGAAATTTTGATAGCACAGCCAGACGGTGATAACGTTAAAAAAGGCTTAGTGAACCAAAAAGGTCAGGTTGTTATTGCGCCTAAATACTATGAAATTGTTTATGACATGACGGGGCTTTCAGGTCTTGATAGTGACGTGTTAGCAGTTAGCATTAAAGAGGATGATGATATTAAATACGGTTTAATATCATTTTCTGATGAAGTTGTTGTACCCCTCATCTATGATGACATCCTTGGGTTTTCAGCAGGATGGGCAAGAGCATGTCAGGATAAACGCTGTAATTTTATAAACACTAAGGGTGAGTTGTTATTACCGTATTGGGCGGATAATGTTGGTGTCTTTAATGAGTCTAAGGCTTGGGTTAAGCACAATAGTAGATACGGCTATATCGATGCCTCGGGACAAGTAGTGATACCTTTTTTGTATGATAGTGCTGACTTCTTCAAAAATGGACGTGCTATTGTGTCTTATAATCCTGAAAATCTAACTCGGAAACACAGCCAAGATGAAGAGGTACAATCTGATACTTACGGGTTAATTGATACTGATAATAATACGATTGTCCCGTTTAAATATCAGAAGATAAGAAGAATAAATCCGAATCTTTTTTATGTAGAAAACTCTAATGGCTTTTCTTTTGTAGATAATGATGGCAAGTTAGCGACGACTAAAAACTTTGATAATATTGTTTTCGCATCGATTTTCAATGAATTACTTGCAGTAAAAAGAGAGGGTAAATGGGGTTATATTAATCATAAGTTTGAAACAGTAGTTCCTTTTGAATATCAAAAAGCCATCGAATTTGAAGAAGATTTAGCAGCAGTAAAGAAAAATAATAAGTTCGGCTTTATCGATAAAAAGGGGCAAACAGCTATACCCTTCGAATATGATGACCCAAATATTGATGTTGAAGATTGGCGTACCAGTACTGAGTATAAGTATCGGTTTTATAGTGGTATGACAGCAGTGCGTAAAAATGGCTATTGGGGAGTGATAGATAAAGACAATAATATCATTGTGCCTTTTGAGTATGATGATGTGGTTATTGAAAGTTCCTCCCAAATTAAAGCAACCAAAAATGGCGTAGAAAATTTATTTGATGAGCATGGCAGTCCGATTGAAGATGGTTGTTGCTCTTTAGACTGA
- a CDS encoding bifunctional adenosylcobinamide kinase/adenosylcobinamide-phosphate guanylyltransferase: MIHYITGGERSGKSSLAQSLAEQISDQPYYLATSRVLDEDFANRVKRHIEDRAESKSNWSTIEANINLANALTKYFDSQQSHPKHSPKNHSKHINQPLKPLTIVIDCVTLWLANYVMDYDYYIEKCLELAKQEIDQLCDFANQYHATLFIISNEIGMSLHASTSEGRKFVALQGWVNQYLAQVADKATLVVSGLPVTLK, translated from the coding sequence GTGATTCACTACATAACCGGTGGCGAACGTTCAGGCAAAAGTAGCTTGGCGCAATCCTTGGCTGAGCAAATAAGTGACCAGCCTTACTATTTGGCCACCTCAAGAGTGTTGGATGAGGATTTTGCTAATAGGGTAAAGCGTCATATAGAGGATAGAGCAGAATCAAAGAGTAATTGGAGTACTATCGAGGCCAATATAAATTTAGCCAACGCCTTAACCAAATATTTTGACAGTCAGCAGTCCCATCCAAAACACAGCCCAAAAAATCATTCTAAACACATTAACCAACCGCTTAAGCCACTTACGATCGTTATCGACTGTGTCACCTTATGGCTGGCCAATTACGTCATGGATTATGACTATTATATTGAAAAGTGCCTGGAACTCGCTAAGCAAGAAATTGACCAATTATGCGACTTTGCTAATCAGTATCACGCTACGCTGTTTATTATTTCCAATGAAATTGGTATGAGCTTACATGCCAGCACTTCAGAAGGTCGAAAGTTTGTGGCACTTCAAGGCTGGGTCAATCAATATTTGGCACAAGTGGCTGATAAAGCGACTTTGGTAGTTTCGGGTTTGCCGGTTACTCTCAAATAA
- the cmoA gene encoding carboxy-S-adenosyl-L-methionine synthase CmoA has product MSNTVDTAPKPVQPDTVVYDNVFTTPLDKAARFSFDEQVVACFPDMIRRSVPGYGQMLAMLPIFAKRHCQFGQINDKGQRISRVYDLGTSLGGATMALLNETGGFAPDELQIKAVDISPAMTEKAEVLLKENYPDHDIEVITADIRELEFEPCDMVILNLTLQFLPPEDRTQVLQTVYNALNDGGILVLTEKNHTGDEQDDAWLVERYYDFKRANGYSELEISGKRNALENVLITDTLELHHQRLKQVGFSRSLTWFQFLNFASMVAFK; this is encoded by the coding sequence ATGTCAAATACTGTGGATACCGCGCCTAAGCCTGTACAACCTGATACTGTAGTTTATGATAATGTTTTTACCACGCCACTAGACAAAGCTGCCCGTTTCTCCTTTGATGAGCAAGTAGTGGCATGCTTCCCAGACATGATTCGTCGTAGTGTGCCAGGCTATGGTCAGATGTTGGCGATGTTGCCGATATTCGCCAAGCGTCATTGTCAGTTTGGGCAGATAAATGACAAAGGCCAACGTATCAGCCGAGTTTATGACTTGGGTACCTCATTGGGCGGTGCGACTATGGCACTTCTTAATGAAACAGGAGGGTTTGCCCCAGACGAGCTACAAATAAAAGCAGTAGACATTTCTCCGGCTATGACTGAGAAGGCAGAAGTACTGCTTAAAGAAAACTACCCAGACCATGATATCGAAGTCATTACGGCTGATATTCGAGAGCTTGAGTTTGAGCCTTGTGACATGGTGATATTAAACCTTACCTTACAGTTTTTACCGCCTGAAGATAGAACGCAAGTATTACAAACGGTGTATAACGCCCTTAATGATGGCGGTATTTTAGTACTAACAGAAAAGAACCATACTGGCGATGAACAAGATGACGCTTGGTTGGTAGAGCGTTACTATGACTTTAAACGTGCCAATGGCTATAGCGAGCTTGAGATTAGTGGTAAACGTAATGCTTTAGAAAACGTGCTAATTACCGATACCTTAGAGTTACACCATCAGCGCTTAAAACAAGTGGGCTTTAGTCGCAGTTTGACTTGGTTTCAGTTTTTAAACTTTGCTTCTATGGTGGCGTTTAAATAG
- the msrA gene encoding peptide-methionine (S)-S-oxide reductase MsrA: MQTIILGGGCFWCTESVFQSVKGVQKVTSGYMGGEDAALANYKDVCSGTTGHIEVVRVDFDDSIVPLEVILDIFFATHDPTTRDRQGNDVGSQYRSVVFYTDEETQKPTIDRTINKLRDMGLGIVTEVHPVHEFHVAEDYHQDYFNKNPTQAYCQAVIPPKLSKLRKEFKQYLQQ; encoded by the coding sequence ATGCAAACGATTATTTTAGGTGGCGGCTGTTTTTGGTGTACTGAATCTGTTTTTCAGTCAGTAAAAGGGGTGCAAAAAGTCACTTCAGGCTATATGGGCGGTGAAGATGCGGCTTTAGCCAATTATAAAGATGTGTGCTCTGGAACAACGGGACACATCGAAGTAGTGCGTGTCGACTTCGATGACAGCATTGTGCCCTTAGAGGTTATCTTAGATATTTTCTTTGCCACTCATGATCCTACGACTCGTGATCGTCAGGGCAACGATGTGGGTAGTCAATATCGTTCAGTGGTATTTTACACCGATGAAGAAACGCAAAAGCCAACTATCGACCGCACTATCAATAAATTACGTGATATGGGACTTGGTATCGTCACTGAAGTACACCCTGTGCATGAGTTCCATGTGGCCGAAGACTATCATCAAGACTACTTTAATAAGAACCCAACACAAGCCTATTGCCAAGCGGTTATTCCACCGAAATTGAGCAAGCTACGTAAAGAGTTCAAGCAGTATCTGCAGCAATAA
- a CDS encoding IS1 family transposase: MHITLYIKCPACLSDNIKKNGFKSYGKQNYKCKDCKWQFIGDHALTYQGCHSQKDSKIRHLMVRGSGIKDIACVERISKGKVLATLKKCHYQITPKQRQYDCLEVDELWTFVGKKTNKQWLIYAYHRDTGEIVAYVWGKRDLDTVKKLKAKLEALGVSCAKIASETWDSFVTGFKGFTQVIGKFFTVGIEGNNCTIRHRVRRAFRRSCNFSKKLENHFKAFDLAFFYINHGYV; the protein is encoded by the coding sequence ATGCACATCACACTATACATCAAATGCCCAGCCTGTCTAAGTGACAATATAAAGAAAAATGGCTTCAAAAGCTATGGTAAACAAAACTATAAATGCAAAGACTGCAAATGGCAGTTTATTGGCGACCATGCCTTAACGTACCAAGGCTGTCACTCCCAAAAAGATAGCAAAATACGACATCTTATGGTTCGAGGCAGTGGCATAAAAGACATCGCTTGCGTTGAGAGAATCAGCAAAGGCAAAGTACTAGCCACCCTAAAAAAGTGTCACTACCAAATAACCCCCAAGCAAAGGCAATATGACTGTCTTGAAGTCGATGAGCTTTGGACATTCGTAGGTAAAAAGACTAACAAACAATGGCTAATTTATGCCTATCACCGTGACACAGGTGAAATTGTTGCCTATGTGTGGGGAAAACGAGACCTTGACACTGTCAAAAAGCTTAAAGCTAAGCTGGAAGCCTTAGGCGTCAGTTGTGCTAAAATCGCTAGTGAAACCTGGGATAGCTTTGTTACCGGTTTTAAGGGCTTTACCCAAGTCATCGGCAAGTTTTTCACGGTCGGCATTGAAGGCAATAATTGCACTATCAGACATCGAGTAAGGCGAGCATTTAGGCGAAGTTGTAACTTTTCTAAAAAGCTGGAAAATCACTTTAAAGCCTTTGATTTAGCTTTCTTTTACATCAATCATGGGTATGTCTAA
- a CDS encoding class I SAM-dependent methyltransferase, translating to MTPEFWQKKWQSNQLGFNQNKPNPMLIEYLPTLNLAQGSRIFVPLCGKSIDMLWLAEQQFNVVGVELVEIAVAEFFTENNIAASVHPHESEPNLKYYQGRYNNSDIIIWVGDIFLLNQQDIGTVDAIYDRAALVALPDDGTNDSLRFRYAQQLIKLAPKAQQLLLSFGLSGVDETEYANYSGPPFLIPTQRIHDYYQHAYQLVLLESHETQKVNSEGKPFLNLAWHLIPA from the coding sequence ATGACTCCTGAATTTTGGCAAAAAAAATGGCAAAGCAATCAGCTTGGTTTTAATCAAAACAAGCCCAATCCGATGTTGATTGAGTACCTACCGACCCTAAATCTAGCACAGGGAAGCCGTATATTTGTGCCGTTGTGTGGCAAAAGTATTGATATGCTTTGGCTTGCTGAACAACAATTTAATGTGGTCGGCGTAGAGTTGGTAGAGATAGCTGTGGCGGAATTTTTTACTGAAAACAATATTGCCGCTAGCGTCCACCCTCATGAGAGCGAGCCCAATCTTAAGTACTATCAAGGTCGTTATAATAATAGCGATATTATTATCTGGGTAGGCGATATCTTTTTATTGAACCAACAGGATATCGGAACGGTCGATGCCATATATGATCGAGCTGCTTTGGTTGCTTTGCCAGACGATGGTACGAATGACTCGCTACGGTTTCGCTATGCTCAGCAACTGATTAAACTGGCACCAAAAGCTCAGCAGCTTTTATTAAGCTTTGGGTTAAGTGGGGTTGATGAAACTGAGTATGCCAATTATTCAGGACCTCCTTTTTTAATTCCCACTCAAAGAATTCATGACTACTATCAACACGCTTACCAACTCGTTCTACTTGAATCTCATGAAACCCAAAAAGTAAACAGTGAAGGCAAACCTTTTTTAAACCTAGCTTGGCATTTAATACCTGCATAG